A genomic stretch from Poecilia reticulata strain Guanapo linkage group LG20, Guppy_female_1.0+MT, whole genome shotgun sequence includes:
- the sgk3 gene encoding serine/threonine-protein kinase Sgk3: MLTDPKMEEQPNFPNVSIPCHNEQRDKKKRYTVYKVMVSVGRHEWFVFRRYAEFDKLYNTLRKQFPSMNLKIPAKRIFGDNFDPEFIKQRRAGLHEFIKRIVTNPQLSSHPDVRSFLLMDRKHHLSDASEDEDDKNSSTSRNINLGPSGNPQAKPTDFDFLKVIGKGSFGKVFLAKRRHDGKYYAVKVLQKKVILNRKEQKHIMAERNVLLKNVKHPFLVGLHYSFQTTDKLYFVLDFVNGGELFFHLQRERTFPESRAKFYIAEMASALGYLHSLYIVYRDLKPENILLDHEGHIVLTDFGLCKEGISQTDTTSTFCGTPEYLAPEVLRKQPYDNTVDWWCLGSVLYEMLFGLPPFYSRDTHEMYDNILHKPLAMRPGASSTAWSLLQSLLEKDRTQRLGSRDDFNEIKTHGFFLSINWKDLEEKKIPPPFTPNVSCSSDIANFDPEFTEEMVPNSICWTKEHSIVNASVMEADDAFLGFSYAPPSDDSFQ, from the exons ATGCTGACAGACCCCAAGATGGAGGAGCAGCCCAATTTCCCCAATGTCAGCATTCCCTGCCACAATGAGCAGAGGGACAAGAAGAAGCGCTACACA gtttacaAAGTGATGGTGTCTGTTGGAAGACATGAGTGGTTTGTCTTCAGGCGATACGCAGAGTTTGATAAACTATATAACACA TTAAGAAAACAGTTTCCATCTATGAACCTGAAAATACCAGCAAAAAGGATATTTGGGGACAATTTTGACCCAG AATTCATCAAGCAAAGAAGAGCGGGGCTGCATGAGTTCATCAAGCGGATTGTCACAAATCCTCAGCTTTCCAGCCA TCCAGATGTAAGGAGCTTTCTTCTAATGGACAGGAAGCACCACCTTTCAGATGCCTCCGAGGACGAGGATGATAAA AACAGCTCTACCTCCAGAAATATTAACCTGGGACCCTCTGGAAATCCACA GGCAAAGCCTACAGACTTcgactttttaaaagttatagGAAAGGGGAGTTTTGGAAAG GTTTTCCTTGCGAAACGGAGACATGATGGAAAATATTATGCagtcaaagttttacaaaaaaaggtcATTCTCAATAGGAAAGAG CAAAAACACATCATGGCAGAGCGCAACGTCCTGCTGAAGAATGTGAAACACCCCTTTCTGGTCGGGCTTCACTATTCCTTTCAGACCACAGACAAGTTGTACTTCGTCTTGGATTTCGTCAATGGAGGAGAA cttttctttcatcttcaaAGAGAACGGACATTTCCAGAGTCCAGAGCGAAGTTCTACATTGCCGAAATGGCAAGTGCGCTCGGATATCTGCATTCTCTCTACATTGTTTACAG AGACTTAAAGCCAGAAAATATCCTGCTTGACCATGAG GGACATATCGTGCTGACTGACTTTGGATTGTGCAAAGAGGGCATTTCCCAGACAGATACCACCTCTACATTTTGTGGAACTCCTGAG TATTTGGCTCCAGAAGTCCTGAGGAAGCAGCCGTACGACAACACCGTGGACTGGTGGTGTCTGGGATCTGTGCTGTATGAAATGCTCTTTGGTTTA CCTCCATTTTACAGCAGGGACACACATGAGATGTATGACAACATTCTCCACAAACCGCTAGCAATGCGCCCTGGAGCTTCCAGCACAGCCTGGTCTCTCCTTCAGAGTCTGCTGGAGAAAGATCGCACACAGAGACTGGGCTCCAGAGACGACTTT aatgagATCAAAACACACGGTTTCTTCTTATCAATAAACTGGAAGGATCTTGAAGAGAAAAAGATCCCACCTCCATTTACACCTAATGTG AGCTGTTCCAGCGATATCGCAAACTTTGATCCCGAGTTCACGGAGGAGATGGTTCCCAACTCCATCTGCTGGACTAAAGAACACTCCATTGTCAACGCCAGCGTTATGGAGGCTGACGATGCCTTTTTGGGCTTTTCTTACGCCCCGCCTTCTGATGATTCATTCCAGTGA
- the mcmdc2 gene encoding minichromosome maintenance domain-containing protein 2 isoform X2, translated as MADILSLKESVLVYLDRSGGLQKLEDDCRPLNDPQQTEAVYRFRVLVNPSDLIEMDPRLGDCVLHDPLRATGLFQSVCFLAIKTLSFTDKIHSASQVNVSLNFTHLPPFPEYTLDLSGFHQVYGPMRPVSMEGAVIAITRVTKYTQGARFLCTDDDCPGSTGFHHIRVHAPGATESATVRNDFSCMICSSPLKEDVKFRVLGDKQLVELIHVEALDVLRGRQQSSFRYQSVTLFLRALPPGCRKESPRFLELSERVAPSPWGFPAIVAHCFGLDLTPPGLYNTLKLCLLLSLVQTRTDADDPGLDLLVVTADTLVLDRLMAYSLSLACRGVRHQASAEMFASLSRDEHGAGTANIHAGSALLASGGICMLGDLGFYRKDKLDHIQSVLESRCVSVFIPGKKYGEEADQQLSFPVQCNFWALTDSSQRCGRADSAVLGTAETGPVQAQLAETFGLVIQCGDRVGERGAVTQALHTLQQAVQPGSHPRPACWEFSTEDYQELVARSRGLQVELSPEAKKLIHGYYMASRRARTRSQGVKISLASIKLLISLAEAHCKLCLRTKVLEEDAVIAVLLCENSVTLKHGASALVIPPDAVFPCDLEDVDSLQRRDAALDQLHQIILRFVYTFAPGANAYITEE; from the exons atggCTGACATTTTATCATTGAAAGAATCAGTTCTGGTTTATTTAGACAGAAGTGGTGGTCTTCAGAAACTTGAGGACGACTGCAGACCTCTAAACG ACCCCCAGCAGACCGAGGCAGTCTACAGGTTCAGGGTTCTTGTAAATCCTTCAGATTTAATAGAAATGGATCCTAGACTAGGGGACTGTGTCCTGCATGATCCCCTCAGAGCGACCGGTCTGTTTCAGTCA GTGTGTTTTTTGGCtataaaaacactttcatttaCTGACAAAATACATTCAGCGAGTCAG GTGAACGTTTCTCTGAATTTTACACATCTTCCTCCATTCCCCGAGTACACGTTGGACCTCAGCGGTTTTCACCAAGTGTACGGTCCCATGAGGCCCGTCTCCATGGAGGGGGCAGTCATTGCCATAACGAGGGTCACCAAATACACCCAGGGGGCAAGATTCCTCTGTACTGATGATGACTGCCCTGGCTCTACAG GGTTCCACCACATCCGAGTCCACGCACCTGGAGCCACCGAGTCAGCCACGGTGAGAAATGACTTCAGCTGCATGATCTGCAGCTCCCCGCTGAAGGAGGATGTGAAGTTTAGAGTGTTAGGAG acaaacagctggtggagctGATCCATGTCGAAGCGTTGGATGTCCTGAGAGGCCGACAGCAGAGCTCTTTCAGATACCAATCTGTCACGCTGTTTCTCAGAG CTCTGCCTCCAGGCTGCCGTAAAGAGTCCCCCAGATTCCTGGAGCTGTCGGAGCGCGTGGCTCCTTCTCCCTGGGGGTTCCCCGCCATCGTCGCTCACTGCTTTGGGCTGGACCTGACTCCTCCCGGCTTGTACAACACACTTAAACTGTGTCTGCTGCTCAGCTTGGTGCAGACCAGAACCGATGCAGACGATCCCGGTTTGGATCTCCTGGTGGTCACGGCTGACACACTCGTGTTAGACAG ACTAATGGCGTACAGTTTGAGTCTGGCGTGTCGCGGGGTCAGACATCAGGCCTCCGCTGAGATGTTTGCCTCTCTGTCCCGAGACGAACATGGAGCAGGAACCGCCAACATCCACGCTGGCTCTGCACTTCTCGCCTCTGGGGGCATTTGCATGCTGGGAGATCTTGGCTTTTACAGAAAGGACAAGCTGGACCACATACAGTCAG tTCTGGAGAGccgctgtgtgtctgtgttcatCCCTGGGAAGAAGTACGGAGAGGAAGCTGACCAGCAGCTTTCCTTTCCAGTCCAGTGCAACTTCTGGGCTCTCACAGACTCCTCTCAGCGCTGTGGGAGGGCGGACTCAGCTGTACTGGGAACTGCA GAAACGGGTCCTGTGCAAGCCCAGCTAGCGGAAACCTTTGGCCTCGTCATTCAGTGTGGGGATAGGGTGGGAGAGCGGGGCGCGGTCACCCAGGCGCTCCACACCCTCCAGCAAGCTGTGCAGCCTGGAAGTCACCCTCGCCCAGCCTGCTGGGAGTTTTCCACTGAAGACTACCAGGAG ctggTGGCTCGTTCTCGCGGCTTGCAAGTGGAGCTCAGCCCCGAAGCAAAGAAGCTGATCCACGGTTACTACATGGCGAGCCGTCGAGCTCGCACTCGGAGTCAGGGAGTCAAGATTTCTTTGGCCTCCATCAAACTGCT GATCTCTTTGGCCGAGGCTCACTGCAAGCTCTGCCTCAGGACTAAAGTGCTGGAGGAAGACGCGGTGATCGCTGTGCTGCTGTGTGAAAACTCAGTCACTCTCAAGCATg GGGCCTCTGCCCTCGTTATCCCCCCTGATGCAGTTTTTCCTTGCGACTTGGAAGATGTGGACAGTCTACAAAGGAGAGACGCCGCTCTGGACCAGCTCCACCAGATTATCTTGCGCTTTGTCTATACATTCGCGCCAGGAGCCAATGCGTATATTACAGAGGAGTAA
- the mcmdc2 gene encoding minichromosome maintenance domain-containing protein 2 isoform X1 encodes MADILSLKESVLVYLDRSGGLQKLEDDCRPLNDPQQTEAVYRFRVLVNPSDLIEMDPRLGDCVLHDPLRATGLFQSVCFLAIKTLSFTDKIHSASQVNVSLNFTHLPPFPEYTLDLSGFHQVYGPMRPVSMEGAVIAITRVTKYTQGARFLCTDDDCPGSTGFHHIRVHAPGATESATVRNDFSCMICSSPLKEDVKFRVLGDKQLVELIHVEALDVLRGRQQSSFRYQSVTLFLRDELCHSMTIGQLYRVVGIPVLVRQWPSITWSVEANSVQPWEPQPLPPGCRKESPRFLELSERVAPSPWGFPAIVAHCFGLDLTPPGLYNTLKLCLLLSLVQTRTDADDPGLDLLVVTADTLVLDRLMAYSLSLACRGVRHQASAEMFASLSRDEHGAGTANIHAGSALLASGGICMLGDLGFYRKDKLDHIQSVLESRCVSVFIPGKKYGEEADQQLSFPVQCNFWALTDSSQRCGRADSAVLGTAETGPVQAQLAETFGLVIQCGDRVGERGAVTQALHTLQQAVQPGSHPRPACWEFSTEDYQELVARSRGLQVELSPEAKKLIHGYYMASRRARTRSQGVKISLASIKLLISLAEAHCKLCLRTKVLEEDAVIAVLLCENSVTLKHGASALVIPPDAVFPCDLEDVDSLQRRDAALDQLHQIILRFVYTFAPGANAYITEE; translated from the exons atggCTGACATTTTATCATTGAAAGAATCAGTTCTGGTTTATTTAGACAGAAGTGGTGGTCTTCAGAAACTTGAGGACGACTGCAGACCTCTAAACG ACCCCCAGCAGACCGAGGCAGTCTACAGGTTCAGGGTTCTTGTAAATCCTTCAGATTTAATAGAAATGGATCCTAGACTAGGGGACTGTGTCCTGCATGATCCCCTCAGAGCGACCGGTCTGTTTCAGTCA GTGTGTTTTTTGGCtataaaaacactttcatttaCTGACAAAATACATTCAGCGAGTCAG GTGAACGTTTCTCTGAATTTTACACATCTTCCTCCATTCCCCGAGTACACGTTGGACCTCAGCGGTTTTCACCAAGTGTACGGTCCCATGAGGCCCGTCTCCATGGAGGGGGCAGTCATTGCCATAACGAGGGTCACCAAATACACCCAGGGGGCAAGATTCCTCTGTACTGATGATGACTGCCCTGGCTCTACAG GGTTCCACCACATCCGAGTCCACGCACCTGGAGCCACCGAGTCAGCCACGGTGAGAAATGACTTCAGCTGCATGATCTGCAGCTCCCCGCTGAAGGAGGATGTGAAGTTTAGAGTGTTAGGAG acaaacagctggtggagctGATCCATGTCGAAGCGTTGGATGTCCTGAGAGGCCGACAGCAGAGCTCTTTCAGATACCAATCTGTCACGCTGTTTCTCAGAG ATGAACTGTGCCACTCGATGACAATTGGTCAACTCTACAGGGTGGTAGGCATCCCTGTGCTTGTGCGTCAGTGGCCGAGCATCACCTGGAGCGTGGAGGCAAACAGCGTTCAGCCGTGGGAGCCGCAAC CTCTGCCTCCAGGCTGCCGTAAAGAGTCCCCCAGATTCCTGGAGCTGTCGGAGCGCGTGGCTCCTTCTCCCTGGGGGTTCCCCGCCATCGTCGCTCACTGCTTTGGGCTGGACCTGACTCCTCCCGGCTTGTACAACACACTTAAACTGTGTCTGCTGCTCAGCTTGGTGCAGACCAGAACCGATGCAGACGATCCCGGTTTGGATCTCCTGGTGGTCACGGCTGACACACTCGTGTTAGACAG ACTAATGGCGTACAGTTTGAGTCTGGCGTGTCGCGGGGTCAGACATCAGGCCTCCGCTGAGATGTTTGCCTCTCTGTCCCGAGACGAACATGGAGCAGGAACCGCCAACATCCACGCTGGCTCTGCACTTCTCGCCTCTGGGGGCATTTGCATGCTGGGAGATCTTGGCTTTTACAGAAAGGACAAGCTGGACCACATACAGTCAG tTCTGGAGAGccgctgtgtgtctgtgttcatCCCTGGGAAGAAGTACGGAGAGGAAGCTGACCAGCAGCTTTCCTTTCCAGTCCAGTGCAACTTCTGGGCTCTCACAGACTCCTCTCAGCGCTGTGGGAGGGCGGACTCAGCTGTACTGGGAACTGCA GAAACGGGTCCTGTGCAAGCCCAGCTAGCGGAAACCTTTGGCCTCGTCATTCAGTGTGGGGATAGGGTGGGAGAGCGGGGCGCGGTCACCCAGGCGCTCCACACCCTCCAGCAAGCTGTGCAGCCTGGAAGTCACCCTCGCCCAGCCTGCTGGGAGTTTTCCACTGAAGACTACCAGGAG ctggTGGCTCGTTCTCGCGGCTTGCAAGTGGAGCTCAGCCCCGAAGCAAAGAAGCTGATCCACGGTTACTACATGGCGAGCCGTCGAGCTCGCACTCGGAGTCAGGGAGTCAAGATTTCTTTGGCCTCCATCAAACTGCT GATCTCTTTGGCCGAGGCTCACTGCAAGCTCTGCCTCAGGACTAAAGTGCTGGAGGAAGACGCGGTGATCGCTGTGCTGCTGTGTGAAAACTCAGTCACTCTCAAGCATg GGGCCTCTGCCCTCGTTATCCCCCCTGATGCAGTTTTTCCTTGCGACTTGGAAGATGTGGACAGTCTACAAAGGAGAGACGCCGCTCTGGACCAGCTCCACCAGATTATCTTGCGCTTTGTCTATACATTCGCGCCAGGAGCCAATGCGTATATTACAGAGGAGTAA
- the tcf24 gene encoding transcription factor 24 isoform X1 — protein sequence MTFIKTAFWINTRGKNPPTDIQICNTHMVGSEALQMDGGNCSSSVVDVDDSPVSSPSSSPSPDGRRRGELHRPRALQTGALGGRGRPAAANAARERSRVQTLRTAFLELQRTLPSVPPDTKLSKLDVLILATTYIAHLTRTLQEEGADEGESTKQTEALHSLKGEGYLHPVKKWPMRSRLYVGASGQFLNNPSDSENQGPSSSSSQ from the exons ATGACGTTTATCAAAACAGCGTTTTGGATAAATACCAGAGGTAAAAATCCACCTACTGAcatacag ATTTGTAATACCCATATGGTTGGAAGTGAGGCGCTTCAAATGGACGGTGGTAATTGCTCCAGCTCGGTGGTGGATGTGGATGACAGCCCGGTTTCCAGTCCCAGCTCCAGCCCCAGTCCGGACGGCCGCCGTCGCGGTGAGCTGCACCGGCCCAGGGCGCTGCAGACCGGCGCGCTCGGCGGCAGAGGACGCCCGGCGGCGGCCAACGCGGCGCGGGAGAGGAGCCGGGTGCAGACACTGAGGACCGCGTTCTTGGAGCTCCAGAGGACTTTACCGTCGGTGCCGCCGGATACCAAGCTGTCCAAACTCGACGTGTTGATACTAGCCACCACCTATATTGCCCATTTGACTCGAACACTGCAGGAGGAAGGCGCAGATGAAGGGGagagcacaaaacaaacagaagcgTTACACTCGCTGAAAGGTGAAGGATACCTGCACCCTGTAAAG AAATGGCCAATGCGATCCAGATTGTACGTCGGAGCATCTGGACAGTTCCTGAACAATCCTTCCGACTCAGAGAATCAAGGCccgtcgtcctcctcctctcaaTAG
- the tcf24 gene encoding transcription factor 24 isoform X2, whose protein sequence is MVGSEALQMDGGNCSSSVVDVDDSPVSSPSSSPSPDGRRRGELHRPRALQTGALGGRGRPAAANAARERSRVQTLRTAFLELQRTLPSVPPDTKLSKLDVLILATTYIAHLTRTLQEEGADEGESTKQTEALHSLKGEGYLHPVKKWPMRSRLYVGASGQFLNNPSDSENQGPSSSSSQ, encoded by the exons ATGGTTGGAAGTGAGGCGCTTCAAATGGACGGTGGTAATTGCTCCAGCTCGGTGGTGGATGTGGATGACAGCCCGGTTTCCAGTCCCAGCTCCAGCCCCAGTCCGGACGGCCGCCGTCGCGGTGAGCTGCACCGGCCCAGGGCGCTGCAGACCGGCGCGCTCGGCGGCAGAGGACGCCCGGCGGCGGCCAACGCGGCGCGGGAGAGGAGCCGGGTGCAGACACTGAGGACCGCGTTCTTGGAGCTCCAGAGGACTTTACCGTCGGTGCCGCCGGATACCAAGCTGTCCAAACTCGACGTGTTGATACTAGCCACCACCTATATTGCCCATTTGACTCGAACACTGCAGGAGGAAGGCGCAGATGAAGGGGagagcacaaaacaaacagaagcgTTACACTCGCTGAAAGGTGAAGGATACCTGCACCCTGTAAAG AAATGGCCAATGCGATCCAGATTGTACGTCGGAGCATCTGGACAGTTCCTGAACAATCCTTCCGACTCAGAGAATCAAGGCccgtcgtcctcctcctctcaaTAG
- the ppp1r42 gene encoding protein phosphatase 1 regulatory subunit 42: MACLTVDLIAKSGKHFKKRRGISLLHYLKTLTHLHFSNRNIEEIGDLSMCRNLTVLYLFENRLTKICSLDFASNLTHLYLQNNNITHMDNLSNLKKLSKLYLSRNRISVVEGLEELSGLKELHLENQQLESGDQLLFDPMSILALAESLCVLNINNNNIEDIKDLSVLKELEHFSATKNKLLHIDELEDVFELWSKLLILDLSGNPVCKQRKYRDRLIVACQKLGTLDGKDINDITRQFLVNWKAAKESKKRTKKNKMLSWAVDVHPPTNGFEVAESESSQSSHPLRFHRPDDMYSGELQEPHRSFMPVESQPISPFSEVISLKS; the protein is encoded by the exons ATGGCATGTCTGACCGTAGATCTCATCGCAAAATCtggaaaacacttcaaaaagAGAAGAGGCATCTCTCTTCTGCATTACCTGAAGACCCTCACCCATCTCCACTTTTCCAACAGGAACATTGAGGAGATT gGAGATCTGTCCATGTGCAGGAACCTCACCGTGCTTTACCTGTTTGAGAATCGCCTAACAAAGATTTGCAGCCTGGACTTTGCCTCCAACCTCACCCATCTGTACCTGCAGAACAACAACATCACTCACATGGATAATCTCTCCAACCTGAAGAAACTCTCCAAACT GTATCTGAGTAGGAACAGAATCTCAGTGGTGGAGGGTTTGGAGGAGCTCAGCGGACTCAAAGAGCTTCATTTGGAGAATCAGCAGCTGGAATCAGGGGACCAGTTGCTCTTTGACCCTATGAGTATCCTCGCTCTTGCT GAATCTCTTTGTGTGCTgaatattaataacaataacattGAGGACATCAAAGACCTGTCGGTGCTGAAGGAACTCGAGCATTTTTCCGCCACTAAGAACAAGCTGCTTCATATCGAC gagctggaggacgTGTTCGAGCTCTGGTCGAAGCTGCTCATATTGGATTTGAGTGGAAATCCTGTGTGTAAACAACGAAAGTACAGAGATCGCCTTATAGTTGCGTGCCAAAAACTCG GCACTCTTGATGGTAAAGACATTAACGATATAACCAGGCAATTCCTTGTTAACTGGAAAGCagcaaaagaaagcaaaaagagaacaaaaaagaataaaatgttgagttgggCCGTGGATGTTCATCCTCCCACAA ACGGCTTTGAGGTCGCAGAGTCAGAGTCAAGTCAGAGTTCACATCCTCTTCGGTTCCACCGGCCCGACGACATGTACAGCGGGGAGCTACAGGAGCCTCATCGGTCCTTTATGCCGGTTGAAAGCCAGCCTATAAGTCCATTTTCTGAGGTCATCAGTCTGAAGTCCTGA